From Oryzias latipes chromosome 3, ASM223467v1:
TAACATGAGCCTGAGCTGCAAGGGATTTTTTTGGCCTGATGACTTGGAGATGTAAGATCAGAGTTCTGCTCCAGCTGTCAGTGTTTCTCAGCAAAAATACCTTTAGAAAATTTACGAAAACACCCCCCAGAGGATGAAACTTTCTCTTAGACgagagcagctgcagagctgAAGCAGAGCGGCGAGGAGGCGGGGGGAATGTGAACTTTTTTGCTTTAGGTGTAATAGGTTTTACCAGAAAATcaatgtgaacattttaattaatgTTAAATGCATGGAGCAAAAGGTTCCTGGTGGAAGTCCCTGCTGGGTTCTTTCACTGAAGACTCAACATATTCACTGAAACGGCACAATTCTTCTATTTTGCAGCAGTCACGCTGCGCTAACTGGTGCTTCCTTAGTCTGTGTGGTGTACCCTGTATCCTATCCAATAAAATGTTTCCATCTTTGACCACAAACTGGACAAAGTATGCACTGAGAATGTTTGGATGGGTGTCAATAAAGTTAGGACATTATGGAACGACATTTACAGAAGTtgagtgcaacaaaaacaggccGAAAGCTAGTTTTGGAAACTCCTGCATgggtttcttcttctgttcAACTCTGCTGCCATAAAATCTTCAGTTCTGCATTGCATCACGTTGTGGTACTATTTAAAAAAGCGCCTTTCTCATGTCCAAAGAACAAGACCAAAAATCTGTATATATTTTCACATATTGTGGCTGAATTTGACGTATTCTTAGGgctgtttcttttctgttacgaacaattttctttttaatgtcttgatgcctattgatgcaaatatgcaccaAACCGCTCCCGCTCCataattaccttaatttagcatctacctgaaagcaaaaaacaacaaccaaaaaaacagagtttttttcctatttggaaataaattctGGTATCAAGGGGTTAATTTTGGTACACAAGATTGATCGTACCATAAGGATTTTAACCCTACCCTGGCTGTCTGTTTTGGAAACGAAACCGGTTTTGAGGTCTTCCTTTCTCCTTCTATTCCCAGAAGCTGGTTTTAACTGAGGCCTCAACTACGAATCCACAAACTCATCCAAACATTTAAATAGGCCAAGAAGAAACTTATTGTCCCTTAAAGACAATGAGGCTCAGCATGATGATGACAAGGCTTTAAAAGACAATATGTGCATTGGGAGATGTGCAATTCCCATCATGCCTTCTTTTAGTTTGGGCCCAGTGATCCCTTTCTTGTGTTGCTTGGTCAATCGGCTCAGGGCAAAGCCTAAAAAGAAACctgaaaagtggaaaaaaaatgattccttCCTGTTCTCTGAAGTTTGGTCAGTTATGTAACAAATACAACAGATCATTTcaacaatatataaaaaaaaaataaccaggcaaaaaaaaagctttctgaaAGTCTGCAGCAAAGTTTGTTCTTCCATGAATCCAGAGGCATTTAAAGTGCATGTTGGTCACTGTCCGAACTGTCCAGTGAAAAAATTTGATCTCTCATCACATCACAGATGAGCTTGTGCTGTATCTTTATCTTTCCCCTTCTCAAAGCTGGTCCTCCATGTTTCCCCCTCTCACCTGGAGATTTTTCTCCAGGCTTGATGTGATGGAGATTCGTCCGTTCAAATTTGGCAGCTGAAGCTGAGCGATTCGGCTAATCAGGAGTCACTTGCTGCCACCCCCAACAGAGTCAGAGTTATCTTTCAGAGTTTTTTGGCATGGACACAATctcattttctttagaaaaaaaaatagaaagattaAAAGTCGACACTAGAATCCTGGGTCTGTTTGGGTGCACTTCCCCAGAGTTTGGAAAAGTATGCTGCTTCTGGCAAAAtttggagcaaaaataaaacatattgagCCAGTGTTAGATAGAGTAGGTGGAGTTTTCAGCCTGCTGGTGAACATAGCACTGAAAACTCTTGTCTCCAATAGGATGttccctggaaaaaaaagaagaaacaagtgTTGAAGATGGAGcgaatgaagcagaaaagagtACAAGTCTACCACCTGTTGGCAGAAAAGGAGAACTTTTCACTACctataaacacaaaaatcgtgtttttggtgttttgacatgttcttgtggcattttctgatgatggaggacatatataaagaaaactaagcttcctaattgagtatttttttaattcaatttcagTGAATCAGAAGTAGACGaaacaaaatgcagtttgaaaaggagCTTATTTGAGTCGTAGAAGATACAAtgctccctgctcagctccgAGCAGCAAGGAGGAGAAAGAGAGCAGAGGAACTgcatgccaacagtccctctcacaactcagaggtgaatttacaatcaactactgctgctctgcagaacctatgtcatagaaaataacacaggttttttgattttgcctaaagacggcatcatcataattaaaagaccactgggaacccttttaCGGTAGATTAAAGAATAGTTGGGGTGAGACTTTAACAATCTAATATTCTGcaataaacaaaaggaaatcCAAACATACTGGCTGCCTATCTTTGTCTTCTTGAACTTGTCCCGTTTGTACTTGGTGTGCTGTTGCTCCAAGGTCTGCACGGCTGAAATGATCTGCTTCAGGGTCTTATAGGTCTCCTGAGGGTCATCTATGACAAAGCTGGAGTACTCTTCCTGCTCTGGCCCGTCATATACCGACTTACTGCCACAAGCCTCTGCAGCAGACATCAAGCAgcgatgaggaggaggatggaacaAAAGGCAAAAGCTTTAGAATGAGTTCAGGCGCATTTAGAAAGCAGAAAAGCTGTTATCTGTGTCTCACCTTGCATCTTGATCAGCTTGGTCATATATGTGCTAAAGAGGGAATAAATTCTCTCCGTTTCTCTGTCTCCATCAACGTCTAGCTGGATATTTGCCGGGAGACCCCTGGAAACAGATGTATATGGATGTATAAGGATGAGAAGAGTGGACATAAAGAAGAGAAATGCATTGCTTAATGGATGTGAAAGATTTCCTTGTACCCAGTGCACGGCGTACACCCAGGAGCCGTGTCTGCTGAGTGCTTACAGCAGAGCCAGTGGCCGTTGAGGTAGGCTGAGGGATGGTAAGTGCTCAGACGTTTGCGGTTGCATTGGCTCACTTTGGTCAGGATGTCGATCCAGTCGCGGGCCTCCACGCAGTTGTTGGCCTGGATGTAGAGAGCTCGCTCTGGCTGGATGACCTGGAACATCTGGAGCACGGAGAAGAAAACGACAAGTCAGAGAGACATGTGCATGCTTTTGGGAGATCTTCTGGCCCAGAAGGTACTCacgtttttcattttgaaagactCCTCTTCCAGCCGCTCCACAGCCAGGATGTTTTCTATAGGAATGCTGCAGAGAGCTCCCTCACCTGGATGTGACAGGTATTACAGGTAAGGAGCAGAAAACAAGTACATCTGGAGAATTCTTTAAAATTATAACTAGATTGAGAGTAAAGTATGACACTAGCAACATCAATATATAGGGTTGTAGTTTAATTATTACTGATCAAATGCATGccttggacaaaaaaaagagatttgttGTTATAGCTCACTTAATAACTTAGTAAATTGGACGGGTTGGACTGAAACAATTTTTGTGATATgaaatattttgcttttgtaAACCAATTTAAGTAAAATGCTTTTTAGGATGTTTTCTAGCTTTTTTGTGCATCATGTaagcaacagaaaaaatgagATCAAACTGCAAacccttctctttttttgtcactgCAAGAACAGTTCAAGTTTGCAGATGCAAAGAAAGCTAAACTGCGTAAAGGTTTaccaattttcttcttttttccaaacataTTCTTATTGTTCAACACATACATTGAGAAAATACAACATCATCAGAGATACCCGTTAGCTGATCCATTAACGCTGCACACCTCCCTCACCTTTGGTTTTGTGGTAGGTGAACTCATGATTGGTGAGGCGGAACCATCTCTTCTTGAAGTTTTTCATTCCAAACCGTTTCCTTCCTTGAGCTCGCTTAATCATAAACCTACGACGAAACAGGAAGCACAAACTTGTTTccataaaaaactgtaaatgtggGACTGAACTTTCCCTCATCCGGCTCCCTTATGTCTATCTGCAGTGCTCAAAGAGTGCAGAGCGTGAATGTAGGGAAGCACTACATAAGTTAAGCATACAAAATATCCTTGAAAAGAGCCCTATGCTATGAATATCTTTGGTTTATCAGTCCATACACATGCTAGCATACAGCAACCACTGCTGTAACTGTAGGTGTCAGTACAGCACTCATAGACTCATCAGtttatgagagaaaaaaataaatcaggtgAGGAAAAAGCGCAAACATACCAgtgattttccatttttgtttacatttttgtcacattcaATTATTAAGGTGACTTTTTTAGCGTCACAACAAACAATGAATGTGAAGTTTTATAAGTAAATAACAGATTGTTGAAGAAAGCATAACCctgaatttcatttttgtccataaatcagtttttccaGAATTAATTTTTGactgatcatttaaaaaaaacccgcAAAGCTTTATATTTGAGTCCTACTATTTGGCAAACTTCTTGCTATCTTGCTTATGTTTATCTTGTTGAACTGATCAAATACCTTTTATTATCTGAGTGCTTCAGAATAGAAGATAAGTAGCTGTGCAAAAGCCATTTTAATTGGCCAATGAgaacattttaatgttatagACATAGTTAGGCAAAAGTATAATGTAAACACGGCTCATGTAAACATGTAAAACCACTGGTAGGGTCTTTGAAGGAAGAGTAAACAGCAGGATGTCCTTTGTTTTAGAGATTTAGGGTGATAACATGAACACAAATGGCAGGCGGCCAAATGCATATAGGACTGATGcatacaaaatattttaagttcTTTATATCTCGTCACAATCTGACCCACATGGgtctttttaaatagttttggaGATGCTTCAGGCCGATATGATACAGTGAAAGCGCAAAAGaagggagagagaaaaaaggtgcCAGACTGGTTTCACATTTATCTATcgcagtaaataaaaacagttgtttttctttctgcattctttttttatttttatgtacagcaccttgagctgttttgtacatgaaaggtgctatataataaaaaaaaaatttgaatttgaatcaggagcagaccagaaaatgtttgaaaaagattgcacttgtgacgtagaaaatacgtcTGGCAGactacaagctctctgctctgctccattctaagGCATACCcttatagacaaatagatccatgtacgtctttgttttctttctctgtaCAGTGGAAGAGCTCCAATATATTGCACAACTTTTGTTTTACCGGTAATGTTATGTTAGGGGTTCGTGAGGGAgagtgggagagtgtgtaaacagagagctctcagcaacagggaggagaAAGAGGTCAGGGTTGCTCTGGTCTACGGagttaatgaactactgcagaaacaatgtccaagaaaacggcacaatttttccccattttgcctgaaaacagcataatcataattaaaagaccgctaAAATCGATTAatagatgattagagtgggattATAATATGTAAATGACTGAGAAggcctcatttaaaaaaaatctgttctgcaCACAAACCTTAAGGTGTCTCAACAAGAGAGAATTACAAATAAGAAAGCATAATTTGTgtgcattgcaaaaataaagcataaagTGATGTTCTTAGTTATTACTTCAAAGTTTTATGCATTTGGCCCCTGTTTTGTAAGCACCAAAACTCTCCCATAggtacatttttgtcttttcaccATCGCCACAGAGCTCCGGTTTCACATTTCATGACTATAAAGTGTATACAGAGTCAGGATGGGGGCGGCTCAGGAATACTCGTAGAGGAATCAACTCCTGCGTTTGCGTGTCTCGCAAGGTGAGTAACAAAACAGGCCATTAGCAACGGTAACTCTTTCTAGGTAAGCAGGCTTGAAGCTAACACTTTACTTCACACAGTAAGAATACGGTAACACATTGACAGACCTAATCATCCAAGGATGTAGCagcacttttttctttaaaggtgAGAGTAGAGTCTAAAGTAAAGTGCAGCGGCGTCTACAGTGGTGGATGACGTTTGGCTTTCCAAGGTGGGAATGGGGTGGTCAACGTAAAAACACGGGAGGGTGATCACAGAGGGGGGTGGGGTTTGTATACTTTTATATGGAGAAGCTCTTACCTGCCCTTCGTGCCTTTAGACCCCTTAGCATCAACCCTCTTTATAGTGACCTTTAAACTCCTATGCCCGGTAGCAGAAACAAAAGAGGGTGGGGAGGTTGATGAGTGAAGCTAGCTTCTTATGGAAGCTTCTCCTTACAGCGTGGATTGTGACCCCATCGCACTAACGGCCGCATTTTTCAAGGTCACCGGCACAACTATAAAAGCTAAAGTTGGGCTCCTTTTTGGTGCAGAGTTGAATGAAAATCTGTGTGCAACAGTCCCCTCTCGGACACTTTTTGGGTTCATCCAGAATGACGTTGCTGACAGAGGGACACAGTTTCTCCATAAACAGAAAGGATtttactcattaaaaaaaaaaactcaaaggaaAGCAGTAAGAAGACCCTCCAGATGCAAAGAGGAAGGGACTCCACTCCTCCCTTGCTGGTAATTCCTCACCCTGAGTATGGTTGACACATATTAACAATGGGGATGTCCCAgacgacacctaaataacacgctctttgacaaactcttcaactgtttatgcaattaatgtgAATTaactgattctgacgcagagaaaagctgctttaatTATCGGCTTTGCCCCGATATGGAACATATTACTGACCTACAGTGTTTTATAACAGcactgcttttctctgcgacaGAATCCGCTGAAATTAGGtgcataaacggttgaagagttttgGTAGTCAACCAAGGGAGCTAAAGGGTTAAATCCTGTTCTGAGTAAAACTGGTATTCATAGATGCAGAAATGGACTGCAGACTTGGCTGGTTAAGTGACAGCTTTTAGAAGAGCACACCCATCTCCACGTGCTGAGGTGCAAATTCCCACTGTACCTACCTTTAAGTATCAGAGTTGTCCAAGTCAACCCTTTCTGTACATAAATAATGCAAATGATAACGTCCTCCACTACAACAGACGCTGAAATAACTTAAACAAGTTAGAATCGAATGGACCAAAAACCACAAAGACATGATTTTTGCTTAGTTCTTTCTACTAATGAAGGGTTGTTGGGATGCTGGTTCCTTACCCCTCTTTGAGCATGATTGGCGTTTCAATGCTCTTCTGATCCCATTTGCCAGAAGTGGAAATCAGGTCCAGGAACTGCAAAGATCCCCACCCAGGAGTTAGTCAGGGAAAAGTATAATGCAAATGTTTGTAACACATTTATATGTTATTAAAGGCCAAGTATGGTGACACATCTGACAGGCAGGAATCCGATTCATTGGGTTAGAGGAAAACTAAACACTCACATTCTTTACAGCGTCTGCATATTTTTGCTCATTGAAGTAGTCATAAAAGGAAGCCATGTAGGACTCTTTGAAGTTGGCCTTGGAGAgattacaagaaaaacaaaatacatcaaTATGTTGTGGATGAATAGAACACTGTACCAAAGACAAATGATTAGTTTGGAGAGGAGAAAAAGCATTGAGCTACAACACTCACAGATTTAGATTTGGCAAGACTTCCCAGCGTCTGGATCGTCTTTGAGATGAGGGTGAGGGTTCGGGAGGTAGCAGGATCCTGTAAACACGAGGAGACAGGTCGACCATCAGTCGTCCACTATACTGGTTAAAGCAGGGGTCTGCAGCCTGAGGTTCTGCAACAACATGCATCTTTCATCCCTCTATTCTGGCTATAAGGctttgaaaactgaaaaaaataaataaagtgtggTCATTTGGATATATAGGGCAAAGTCTTTACTTGGTGAAGCTTAAGATTAATTGTTTGAAGTGTTTTGCAGCATTGTGCTCTGCAATTCTTCAGGAAAGCATACAAATACACAGAGAAAAAGATGGTTAAAAGCATAATCTAGTACACTATTCTTATCTCCTGCTGCACAACACAGTCTAGATTCTCTTCAAatgaaaatatgcaaaaaatacATATCTGCACGTACATGTAGGTAAATGCATATGCATGTTTTTACATATATTTCATGCTCAATCCAAAACATCCTAAATGCGATCATCTTGTAATTCAGTACTGAGTCGAAACTACAgcactaaaaaaactaaaaaaaaaaattcactaaaaacatttgttgcaCACCTATGCaatttttgttataaaacaaaactttccattttagcttaaaataataaactctTAATTCAAGTAGCTTATGCTGCAACAGAATGATATTATATGACACATGGTACCTTGTATAAATTTAAACTATAGCTATATTTAAATAAGTCTATTTACATAGTGTAACAGTGAGATCATGTTAAAataccactctgatcatcttttgatctattttaaaagcattcctatTGGTGTTCTAATTAtaataatgctgtttttagccaaaataaaaaaaaaactttagtttctgcagaagaacagTAGTTCCTTAAAAATTCATCTCTAAATAAGTCATCTGTTGGTTCGGAGCAACCCTTTCCCCTTACTCATTACTGAGATGCTCTGTTTATGCACTCTCcctttagcttacagcccttcacaaccccaacctaacattagcggtgcaacaaaaatggggagcaatatcagagctgtcctgccgtacagttttgagccagataccagctccgatgaggaaaacaaagatgtacgtgGATCAAGTCGTCTGCAAGTAGATGTTTTTAATAGtcagaaatgtgattttaagctacattttctttaaatatgtccttcatcacccgaaaaatgccaaaagaacgtattaaaaatacccaaaacaaaatttttttttcagagtgggtctttaaaggaagTCTTTTTGTAGACTGAATTTAAGTCTTGACTTATCCCTGATAAAAGACACATGATcaaaaatgatacatttttcataaaacatgCAGTGCAAATTttggcttattttttttaaaccatataGAATGTAACTACATGTGCATGTTTTGAGTATGGTGCATGTGTTGAACATCAGACTCACTGGATGGTGGGGGCGCAGGTGGAACAGGTTAGGGGAGAGAATAGCTGGGGCGAAGaagcggaggaagatgaaaCTGCTGACTGCTGTGTATCGGACGTCTTGGTCAActagaaagtaaaataaaataataataataataatggattggatttatctgcgcttttcaagacactcaaagcgcttacattgtgtccattattcattcactcctcattcatgcttggtgatggtagactgacagaggcgtggctgccatttcgcgcctacggcccctctgaccatcaccggtatcattcatacacattcacacaccagtggagccacactggagggaATACAATTCATTCTTTATCTCTGTTGCCTTATTTGGCAATGTATATGCCACAGTGCAGTTTTAAAAACTTctaattagattttaaaaaaaatctcagaagtgaaacatttttttgtatgacATTTTGGAGATTTAAAACTCATTGAGGCTTTAATaccctttgtgctatcctaggcactttaacattgggagttgggtcatctggaccccactagacagtgcgctgaaccttttttttccaataatttgtgatcttcactggtgtccatggattacatgaaatcttaccacctttatcatggtagggagaacacatcaatgtaagggtggggtcataggctagcacaagggatacagtaaaaaatgtttttttttactgtacagGAAGTATTTCTTCCTGTAACCAGCAGGAGGCACCCTGATACAAGAAATGACCTTCATTGTTCCACAGATGACCATAAGGGGTAAATGGGAGGCTTCAGTTGTTTAGAGTTTGACACAGCCCACAGAGGACAAAAAGCCTTTCAGTAAATCCAGTGTATAAAAAAGAGAGCGTCCTCAGCCCTTTCACACATCCTGCTCTTCACTGTTTCCTCATTTGCTTTTGCCTGTTACCAGCTGTGCCCGGTAAGCTTTTCAGGAAGCGGGTTACCTTGGAAACGAGTGGCGGCGGACTCTCTTAAGGAGAAGAAGATGTCACACATGACGGTGGGACAGCGGACCCCAGAGGTGGTGATGACATTGAAGATCCGGTCCACGTACTGGCGGAGGTTCTCCTGAGGAGGGGAGGGAGATTGGAGGCGTCACACGCTGTGGACTACGTGGAGAACGCACAGAGAAGTGCCCCTGCTTCTTACCCTGTTCGTCTCCAAGTTCTCTGACTCTTTGAGCTTGACAGGATCGATTTCACAGGGTTTGTGTTCGGTGCAGATCTATGATAAGGTATTGAACCACAATAAGTCAATGTGCAGCTGAACCCTCAGGCaggaacaagggttacaaacagGATAAAACATGTGCACGCTGTACGGAGTGTTAGGGAACCGCTTCCATACCTCATCTACGATTGGCTTAAGTGTGACTTGTAGATAGTGCATCCCTGCCAGCTTCATGGTTTCGTCGATACATTTGGAAGTCAATGAATTTCCCCGGAAAATGGTGTTTGGATCCCTGAAATAAGAgggaaaagttttatttttttatgcagtAAAAATAGGAACAATGTCATCATCTCTAATTGAAGTCCTCAGCCACTCACTGTGTGCGGTTGACTTCAGCGTGTGCGATGGCGCTGATAAAAGGCACTACTTTGCCATAGTGGAGAAAGAGACGGACAAGCGGAATGGCGGCTTCCTGTTTTTCCCGACACACCTCCCCCAGGATATGAGCGGTGGACGCAGACACAGGCTGAGTTGGGACAAGAGGGAGTAAAACAGTGGGACTGGCGTTTGAACATCCGAGGAACTCCTTCACAAACCTCCACGTTGGCAGAGTCCAGCAGCAGGTCTCTGAGGGGGTTGTAGTGTTCGGAGGGAAAGACGTGGTCCTCGGTGTAAACGATGTTCAAGCGCAGAGAGCCCAGGTCCTCCACCTTTACAGACTTCCCGCCATTCTCCCGGGGCTGCAGAAAGTACCTGAAAAAAGGAATCCCACACTGATGgattcagattaaaaaaactgataGTTGAAGAAATACAGACAAATAAAACAGCCTAATCCCTTTAATTGTTAAGAAAATGATCATATAAAGTAATCCTATTTGCAGCAATTACAAACCACATCCACTCTACAGGGACCAAATTATTTTGTACTTCCTGACAAACGATTGTAACTAAAGCAGATATTCTGCAAGTTATTTTTAACTCCCAAAACCAACCACTTACTTTTCCCAGACTATCAGATTATATTACAACTGAACTTTGCTGAGTCATTATTTTCAACTCTTCCATTGTTAAATCAAACTCCTCCCCTGATCAGTACCAACATATCCATAAACCACAGATGGGCAGTTACTCTGATTTACTGCATTTACCTACTCTTTTGTAAATATCCTTTTTCCTAAAAGTAGTTTCATATTTGCACTAGTATGTTGGTatattttcataatatttttgCAAACTGAAATCCATAGTTACTATAGTTGTTCTACGATTAAAGGGTTTAGAGAAATCAAATGTCAGTGAGACGGCAAAAGTCTATTGAGTGTTGCAGGAGTGTTCTGGCGCCTCCCACTCTGTCTTGCTCCACAACTTCCCCAGCCAGTAATCACCACCAGTGCATCTGAATGTGTTTGCCCCATTAGATCTGCTAATAGAGCATGGAGATATGAGGACAGAGTCCAGTCCAGTTTACAAGTGTTCATTGCTGTTTGTTCCCACAGATGAAGCGTCGTACGGGCAGAAAATAAATTCTCCCTTTAAACATTATAGTAATTCAAACAGGCGCGCGTTGCATCTGCAAAAAACACAGTAAGCTAAAAAGGGATCAGCTGAGCAACAGCTGCCTCATTATTTTGCTGTTATTAGGTCATATGTGCCAGGGTTTCAACAAGGACTTGAACTTAAAGTTCATCACCTGCCAGTAGCGGTCCATCCCCAGAAAacatacattaaaaagaaatctaagcATTAGCAAACACTTCAGTTAAACCAGAACATGAAGCGAACTCTGTTCACCattaaaaatccatcaaaataaAGTCTGTCCTTAGACTTGATTTTTCCGTTAAAGCATATTCAACCAATAATCTGCAGATAATAATCCCTTCACGAAAGCTAATTTTTACAGTTACCTTTGTGCTTTCAAAAAAGTACTTAAAAATGTgtagttttgcattttttaaatgcttttgaaTGCTTGAGGTTAATCATTCTTTTGAatataaattacattaaatttaATGGAACAGAAAAACTGTTATCAGTACAACAGGAAGCCAATCAATAACCATCAACCATTGCTCCTACCAGGCATCGTGCACACCAGCTTGGCCCAGGACCCGCAGAGGGACGCGCACGCCTCCCAGGAATTCGTCCCCGAACTTCAGATTGCTGGCGTTCCACAGATCCACCCTGACCACCAATCATGTGTTAAAGTTATACCAGGAAGGAGGCATAAATGGCGACATAATGTTGTGCAGCAGGAATCCAACAGCCTTACCTCAGCGCTAGTTTGTCAACATCCTCCTCTTCAACATCAAACTGCCTCTTTGTGTAGCTTAATGGCCGCGTAACCTGCAAAACGCGGTCACGTCATTAGATATTTGAACAGAAACAAGTTTTTCATTGCAAAATACCTGGAATTGTAGTTTTGCCTCAATGTTTGATACCAAGTTGCAGAATTTGTGTGTACTCATGAAAAAGAGAGGATTGAGGGGGACAGAAGAACTAGGTACGTGCAGGGAGAGGGAAGGGGGTTAACGTCCTGGTTTGGAGTAAATAAGCGGGTTCTTGTCACTTCCAAATCAATGGGCCAGACtgtttggtttgtctgaatCAATCATACTCTTGTCCTGCTGTCTGTTGGTGCGGCAGCGAGGAGGCCAGAGGGAGGAGcagaacaaaaatgtcacttcagAGCTACAGAGCGACACGGTTTACGAGGCCGCCCTGAAAGGAGGAGCCCCAAAAACAATCCAGTGTGTAGCTATTTAATGGCTGGAATTAAACACCAGTAAGTTTCCAAGCTGACCACATAAATGGTGGTCCTCCTTGTGTCCTGAGAGGGACTTTTCCTCTAAAGATTTCTACAGAATTTTAGGGTTTTAGtggttagaaaagaaaaaaaaaattttttatggCAGACAACACTAAAAAAGTATGATTATAGTTAAACGTTGTCATAGcaatataaacaacaaacagtGACGGATCATGCTGGACAATGGTGAAGTACCTCAAAGTAAAAAACCTCCTCAAACTGGGGATTGTTAGTTTTCCTCTTCACTTTGGTCTTCTTAGCTTCTGACCTgaagtattaaaaaaacagcaaagtaaaaaataaaataaaatcccaaaCAAATTTTTTACA
This genomic window contains:
- the rasa3 gene encoding ras GTPase-activating protein 3 isoform X2, with amino-acid sequence MAVEEEGLRVFQSVKIKIGEAKNIPPYPGPNKMRDCYCTVNLDREEVFRTKIVEKSLCPFYGEDFYCEIPRTFRHLSFYIFDRDVFRRDSSIGKVAVKKEDLQKYHGKDTWFQLQPVSADSEVQGKVHLELRLSEVITDSGVISHKLATRVLECQGLPIINGQCDPYAAVSLLGPSRSEAKKTKVKRKTNNPQFEEVFYFEVTRPLSYTKRQFDVEEEDVDKLALRVDLWNASNLKFGDEFLGGVRVPLRVLGQAGVHDAWYFLQPRENGGKSVKVEDLGSLRLNIVYTEDHVFPSEHYNPLRDLLLDSANVEPVSASTAHILGEVCREKQEAAIPLVRLFLHYGKVVPFISAIAHAEVNRTQDPNTIFRGNSLTSKCIDETMKLAGMHYLQVTLKPIVDEICTEHKPCEIDPVKLKESENLETNRENLRQYVDRIFNVITTSGVRCPTVMCDIFFSLRESAATRFQVDQDVRYTAVSSFIFLRFFAPAILSPNLFHLRPHHPDPATSRTLTLISKTIQTLGSLAKSKSANFKESYMASFYDYFNEQKYADAVKNFLDLISTSGKWDQKSIETPIMLKEGFMIKRAQGRKRFGMKNFKKRWFRLTNHEFTYHKTKGEGALCSIPIENILAVERLEEESFKMKNMFQVIQPERALYIQANNCVEARDWIDILTKVSQCNRKRLSTYHPSAYLNGHWLCCKHSADTAPGCTPCTGGLPANIQLDVDGDRETERIYSLFSTYMTKLIKMQEACGSKSVYDGPEQEEYSSFVIDDPQETYKTLKQIISAVQTLEQQHTKYKRDKFKKTKIGSQEHPIGDKSFQCYVHQQAENSTYSI
- the rasa3 gene encoding ras GTPase-activating protein 3 isoform X1 — translated: MAVEEEGLRVFQSVKIKIGEAKNIPPYPGPNKMRDCYCTVNLDREEVFRTKIVEKSLCPFYGEDFYCEIPRTFRHLSFYIFDRDVFRRDSSIGKVAVKKEDLQKYHGKDTWFQLQPVSADSEVQGKVHLELRLSEVITDSGVISHKLATRVLECQGLPIINGQCDPYAAVSLLGPSRSEAKKTKVKRKTNNPQFEEVFYFEVTRPLSYTKRQFDVEEEDVDKLALRVDLWNASNLKFGDEFLGGVRVPLRVLGQAGVHDAWYFLQPRENGGKSVKVEDLGSLRLNIVYTEDHVFPSEHYNPLRDLLLDSANVEPVSASTAHILGEVCREKQEAAIPLVRLFLHYGKVVPFISAIAHAEVNRTQDPNTIFRGNSLTSKCIDETMKLAGMHYLQVTLKPIVDEICTEHKPCEIDPVKLKESENLETNRENLRQYVDRIFNVITTSGVRCPTVMCDIFFSLRESAATRFQVDQDVRYTAVSSFIFLRFFAPAILSPNLFHLRPHHPDPATSRTLTLISKTIQTLGSLAKSKSANFKESYMASFYDYFNEQKYADAVKNFLDLISTSGKWDQKSIETPIMLKEGSLKVTIKRVDAKGSKGTKGRFMIKRAQGRKRFGMKNFKKRWFRLTNHEFTYHKTKGEGALCSIPIENILAVERLEEESFKMKNMFQVIQPERALYIQANNCVEARDWIDILTKVSQCNRKRLSTYHPSAYLNGHWLCCKHSADTAPGCTPCTGGLPANIQLDVDGDRETERIYSLFSTYMTKLIKMQEACGSKSVYDGPEQEEYSSFVIDDPQETYKTLKQIISAVQTLEQQHTKYKRDKFKKTKIGSQEHPIGDKSFQCYVHQQAENSTYSI